The Lacrimispora xylanolytica genome has a segment encoding these proteins:
- a CDS encoding FecCD family ABC transporter permease, producing the protein MNPVRELVRTDRGRRLSRNHGVVVILCGILLFTLLVSMNTGQIRLSPFDTLRTLFGGGSGKENLVLFQFRLPRIVISILVGAGLSISGRIIQAVLGNSLADPGLLGIHAGAGFAVTMYVLFLGTQSFLAVFTMPFIAMAGGGVTSFFIYILAYARRREASPVRLILVGVALQAGLTALTTVTVVRLDETQYNFVAAWQAGTIWGANWNYVMALLPWIFILGFYVWSKALVLDVLSLGEEVAGGLGISVSRQRIFLLSSAVALAGSCVAVGGGIGFVGLIAPHLAAKLVGSRHQILLPVCALTGSVLVLAADTVGRTIVQPSELPAGLVTAVIGAPYFLYLLRKRRN; encoded by the coding sequence ATGAATCCCGTGAGAGAGTTAGTTAGGACTGACAGGGGTAGGCGTCTTTCTCGAAACCATGGAGTGGTGGTGATTTTATGTGGAATACTTCTCTTTACTCTGCTGGTCAGTATGAATACAGGTCAAATAAGGCTATCTCCATTTGATACGCTCCGCACTCTTTTTGGAGGCGGCAGCGGGAAAGAAAATCTGGTTTTATTTCAGTTTCGTCTTCCTCGCATCGTGATTTCCATATTGGTGGGGGCAGGTCTTTCTATTTCAGGCCGCATTATACAGGCGGTACTGGGAAATTCCCTGGCAGATCCGGGGCTTCTGGGTATTCATGCGGGGGCTGGCTTTGCAGTTACTATGTATGTGCTGTTTCTTGGGACACAGTCCTTTTTGGCGGTCTTTACCATGCCCTTTATTGCCATGGCTGGGGGAGGAGTAACGTCCTTTTTCATATATATTCTGGCGTATGCCAGACGAAGGGAAGCCTCCCCGGTTCGTCTGATTTTAGTGGGGGTGGCTTTACAGGCAGGCTTAACTGCCCTGACGACGGTAACTGTGGTCAGGCTTGACGAAACCCAATACAATTTTGTGGCCGCCTGGCAGGCAGGGACCATATGGGGGGCAAATTGGAACTACGTCATGGCTTTGCTGCCATGGATTTTTATACTTGGATTCTATGTTTGGTCAAAGGCACTTGTTCTTGATGTGTTAAGTCTGGGAGAAGAAGTGGCTGGCGGACTGGGGATTTCAGTTTCGCGTCAGAGAATCTTTCTTCTTTCGTCAGCAGTAGCGCTGGCTGGTTCTTGCGTGGCTGTTGGCGGTGGCATTGGCTTTGTGGGACTAATTGCACCCCACCTGGCAGCGAAACTGGTAGGATCGCGTCACCAGATCCTTTTGCCCGTATGTGCCCTGACAGGGTCAGTACTGGTCCTGGCAGCGGATACCGTAGGAAGAACCATTGTTCAGCCCTCTGAGCTGCCGGCCGGTCTGGTAACAGCCGTTATTGGAGCACCTTACTTTTTATATCTGTTAAGGAAGCGCAGAAACTGA
- a CDS encoding AAA family ATPase, whose amino-acid sequence MKKIAIYGKGGIGKSTTVSNISAAMAEMGKTVLQIGCDPKADSTRNLTGGKNIPTVLDILRDQGDAELEDFVVKSSTGVLCVEAGGPVPGIGCAGRGIITAFEKLEELEAYDTYRPDVVLYDVLGDVVCGGFAMPIRGGYADEVCIVTSGEMMSLYAASNIAHAVKSFGSRGYASLRGLILNSKNIELEEELVKKAASEIDAPILYRLPRDGAVQQAEAEGKTVIEALPDSDMAEHYRSLARLLLEGGLEDE is encoded by the coding sequence ATGAAAAAGATCGCAATTTACGGAAAAGGCGGAATTGGAAAATCCACCACAGTTTCAAATATATCGGCTGCAATGGCTGAAATGGGGAAAACCGTGCTGCAAATAGGCTGTGACCCAAAGGCGGATTCTACAAGGAACTTAACTGGCGGAAAAAATATTCCCACCGTACTGGATATTTTAAGAGACCAGGGAGATGCGGAGCTTGAGGATTTTGTGGTCAAAAGCAGTACTGGAGTGCTTTGCGTGGAAGCGGGTGGTCCCGTGCCAGGAATCGGCTGTGCTGGCAGAGGAATCATAACTGCGTTTGAAAAATTGGAAGAGTTAGAGGCCTATGATACATACCGGCCGGATGTAGTGCTTTATGACGTGCTTGGAGATGTGGTCTGCGGAGGATTTGCCATGCCCATTCGCGGCGGCTATGCGGATGAGGTGTGTATTGTAACCTCTGGGGAAATGATGTCCCTTTATGCGGCTTCGAATATTGCTCATGCGGTGAAAAGCTTTGGAAGCCGGGGCTACGCAAGTCTTCGGGGGCTTATATTAAATTCCAAGAATATTGAGCTGGAAGAGGAGCTGGTTAAAAAAGCAGCCTCTGAAATCGATGCCCCAATCCTTTACCGTCTGCCAAGAGATGGCGCCGTGCAACAGGCGGAGGCAGAAGGAAAGACTGTGATTGAGGCCTTGCCGGATTCTGATATGGCAGAGCATTACCGTTCTTTAGCAAGGCTGTTGCTGGAAGGAGGGCTTGAGGATGAATGA
- a CDS encoding FecCD family ABC transporter permease, with translation MKPSIFTEQTGYQKNLLRRTCLALLGGLLLLLYAMTVSVMGGASDIPVKTLWEAVTQYDAGQSQHLIIMDLRLPRVVTGAMVGASLAVAGAMMQAMTKNPLADSGLMGLNAGAVFSLSVCFAFFPGLRYQEMMWAAFAGAALGAGLVIGASGMRGGTNESGRIVLAGAAVSALLTAFSQGIALHYNVSQKVMFWTTGGTAGANWQQIKGISPWIAAGLIGAFLLARSISLLSLGQETAKGLGVNTGAVNAVCSCLVFILAGAAVSIAGGIGFVGLMVPHIVRYFVGMDYRSILPVSAIFGAALVVAADLGARLVNPPFETPLGAVVALLGGPFFLYLACSQRRRNV, from the coding sequence ATGAAACCGAGCATTTTTACAGAACAAACCGGTTACCAAAAAAATCTTCTGAGGAGGACGTGTCTGGCTCTTTTAGGAGGTCTCTTATTACTTCTTTACGCCATGACAGTTTCCGTGATGGGCGGGGCGTCAGATATACCTGTTAAAACCTTGTGGGAGGCAGTGACACAGTATGATGCCGGACAGTCCCAGCATTTAATTATTATGGATCTGCGGCTCCCCAGGGTGGTCACTGGGGCAATGGTTGGAGCTTCCCTTGCTGTAGCCGGGGCAATGATGCAGGCAATGACGAAGAATCCTTTGGCAGATTCCGGGCTTATGGGCCTTAATGCCGGGGCAGTCTTCTCTCTTTCGGTCTGCTTTGCCTTCTTTCCCGGTCTGCGTTATCAGGAGATGATGTGGGCGGCATTTGCTGGAGCAGCCCTGGGAGCAGGCTTAGTTATCGGGGCCTCTGGCATGAGAGGAGGAACAAATGAGTCTGGGAGAATTGTACTGGCAGGAGCTGCGGTCAGTGCGCTACTTACTGCATTCAGCCAGGGAATTGCCTTGCATTATAATGTTTCTCAGAAGGTGATGTTCTGGACAACAGGAGGGACAGCAGGCGCAAACTGGCAGCAGATTAAGGGGATATCTCCCTGGATTGCAGCAGGACTTATTGGAGCTTTTCTTCTGGCTAGGTCAATATCACTGCTCAGTCTTGGTCAGGAAACCGCAAAAGGACTTGGTGTGAATACCGGGGCAGTAAATGCAGTCTGCTCCTGTTTGGTGTTTATACTTGCAGGTGCAGCGGTATCCATAGCTGGCGGAATTGGATTTGTAGGGCTTATGGTCCCTCATATCGTCCGTTATTTTGTTGGTATGGATTATCGAAGCATTCTTCCTGTCTCCGCCATCTTTGGGGCAGCGTTGGTTGTTGCAGCGGATTTAGGCGCCCGGCTGGTCAATCCACCCTTTGAAACACCCTTAGGTGCTGTGGTTGCTTTGCTTGGAGGCCCGTTTTTTCTGTATCTGGCATGTAGCCAAAGGAGGCGTAACGTATGA
- a CDS encoding nitrogenase component 1, with translation MNELKHLKRLSAVKSNAGIKFLTPAAFPGNHCPMHTALALSSNIKGMSTLLIGTAECGNYSRSIIEKNKPEDHTFHWMYVLDSNEVVFGCRKGVMQAVKEMDEAGARAIMLISTCVPEVIGEDMEGIIRELQPQTKARLNYVQMPHFKCNSYPSGFYKTLESFGEMMKPIKKRPDVVNILGRSKEEDHIPMPELLQALETREMTLRYLAPKSDITDFVSAPDGALNLVLSPYMNPLAKRMENRFGVPFVSVHEVYDVDGIDYLYHDIASKLGIQWGDGFLKSRKAAAHLEAEAKEMVKGLRFVSTHRNTLMTLPLAHYLLRLGMEPLLLHMEEYYPDDKKWSNLLLEQGQNPYLCHMVNEPSDARILEVISPDVSFGEIPGGNGMIPCVPHLDELYGQAGYERTELLLKRLINAFK, from the coding sequence ATGAATGAGCTAAAGCATCTAAAGAGGTTGTCTGCCGTTAAATCCAATGCTGGAATTAAATTTCTAACTCCAGCTGCCTTTCCCGGCAATCATTGCCCCATGCACACTGCATTGGCGCTGAGTTCCAATATTAAAGGAATGTCAACCCTATTAATCGGAACGGCAGAATGCGGCAATTACAGCCGCAGCATTATTGAGAAAAATAAGCCGGAGGATCATACCTTCCACTGGATGTATGTGCTGGATTCCAATGAGGTGGTCTTTGGATGCAGAAAGGGAGTCATGCAGGCTGTTAAGGAAATGGATGAAGCTGGAGCAAGGGCGATTATGCTGATTTCCACCTGTGTTCCCGAAGTCATAGGAGAGGATATGGAAGGAATCATTCGGGAGCTGCAGCCCCAAACAAAAGCCAGACTTAACTATGTGCAAATGCCTCATTTTAAATGCAACAGCTATCCTTCCGGTTTCTATAAAACGCTGGAGTCCTTTGGAGAGATGATGAAGCCTATTAAAAAACGCCCGGATGTGGTAAACATTCTGGGCAGAAGCAAAGAAGAGGACCATATTCCAATGCCAGAGCTTTTACAGGCACTGGAAACCAGAGAAATGACCCTTCGTTATCTGGCACCTAAATCTGATATCACAGATTTTGTCTCCGCACCAGACGGAGCGCTGAATCTCGTGCTTTCCCCTTATATGAATCCTCTTGCCAAACGGATGGAAAATCGTTTTGGAGTCCCCTTTGTCAGCGTTCATGAAGTCTATGACGTAGATGGTATTGACTATCTATATCATGACATTGCTTCAAAGTTAGGCATTCAGTGGGGAGACGGTTTTCTAAAATCAAGAAAGGCAGCTGCCCATTTGGAGGCAGAAGCAAAAGAAATGGTAAAAGGGCTCCGCTTTGTCTCGACCCATCGTAACACCTTAATGACACTGCCACTGGCTCATTATCTGTTAAGGCTGGGGATGGAGCCATTGCTGCTTCACATGGAAGAATATTATCCGGATGATAAAAAATGGTCTAATCTTCTTCTGGAACAAGGACAGAATCCCTATCTCTGCCATATGGTAAATGAACCCTCCGATGCAAGAATACTGGAGGTGATAAGCCCAGATGTTTCTTTTGGAGAGATACCTGGCGGAAATGGGATGATTCCTTGTGTCCCCCACTTAGATGAACTATACGGGCAGGCAGGTTATGAACGGACAGAATTATTATTAAAAAGACTGATAAACGCTTTCAAATAA
- a CDS encoding nitrogenase component 1, giving the protein MGLHRFRPPLSGRMGTLRTLGSIRGAALIEYGCMGHMLYSRVFLNQAGVADGCRLYSTHIDETDISMGDTKRLNRTIAEIVEKDKPEIIFFLPSSVPTVIGTDLNAICKELQPEYPDIPLLPFGAGGFHVHGYEGVEEALLLLAKELPKEREKTTRPSFNIIGSCADMFRFQSDAEEMVRILKGAFGIDPVCVMTSHTSASQVMDMGGAHINIVVRREGEKAAKYLEKRFGTPYVIGRPYGIEGTLSWIANISNILGVEADHDFVNQEANRARNHLRPAMPVLNHMIRSHPAEATISLGGHADIVKGILEYGHKELSLYRGDCWCDSPDMGDEDIPYFLEEEWSKAVKNRKKGIFMGSGEALKWAGKGLELQISNPDVRWRLSPYDPPFVGFHGAIHLAGLWLNALLEQEEEEE; this is encoded by the coding sequence ATGGGATTACATAGATTCAGGCCGCCTCTTTCCGGAAGAATGGGTACTTTGCGCACCCTTGGATCCATTCGGGGTGCAGCTCTGATTGAATATGGCTGTATGGGACATATGCTGTATAGCCGGGTGTTTTTAAATCAGGCTGGAGTGGCAGATGGGTGCAGGCTGTACTCGACGCACATTGACGAAACAGATATTTCCATGGGCGATACCAAGCGGCTTAACCGCACAATTGCTGAAATCGTAGAAAAAGATAAGCCGGAAATCATCTTTTTCCTTCCTTCTTCCGTTCCAACCGTCATTGGAACAGATTTAAATGCAATCTGCAAGGAACTGCAGCCAGAATATCCGGATATTCCTTTACTCCCATTTGGGGCAGGAGGCTTTCATGTCCATGGATACGAAGGGGTGGAAGAAGCCCTTCTTTTACTGGCGAAGGAGCTTCCAAAAGAAAGGGAAAAAACGACCCGGCCCAGCTTTAATATCATTGGGTCCTGCGCAGATATGTTTCGCTTTCAGTCAGATGCAGAAGAAATGGTGAGAATTCTTAAAGGAGCCTTTGGAATAGACCCGGTTTGCGTGATGACATCTCATACCTCGGCAAGCCAGGTAATGGATATGGGAGGAGCTCATATCAATATAGTGGTCAGAAGAGAAGGAGAAAAGGCGGCAAAATATTTAGAAAAGCGATTTGGCACACCCTATGTGATCGGCAGGCCTTATGGAATAGAAGGAACTCTTTCGTGGATTGCAAACATATCAAATATCCTGGGGGTGGAGGCAGACCATGACTTTGTGAACCAGGAAGCCAATAGAGCCAGGAATCATTTAAGACCTGCAATGCCTGTTTTAAACCATATGATTCGTTCCCACCCGGCTGAAGCTACGATTTCTCTGGGAGGTCACGCGGATATAGTAAAAGGAATTCTGGAATATGGTCATAAGGAGCTGTCTTTGTACCGGGGAGACTGCTGGTGTGATAGTCCGGACATGGGAGATGAGGATATACCATACTTCTTAGAGGAGGAATGGTCCAAAGCAGTGAAAAATCGAAAGAAAGGAATCTTCATGGGAAGTGGAGAAGCTTTAAAATGGGCAGGAAAAGGATTGGAACTTCAAATCAGCAATCCGGATGTCAGATGGAGACTAAGTCCTTATGATCCTCCTTTCGTTGGATTTCATGGAGCCATTCATTTGGCAGGATTATGGCTCAATGCTCTGTTAGAGCAGGAAGAGGAAGAAGAGTAA
- a CDS encoding anti-sigma factor family protein yields the protein MTCKEAERLVMPYIRDELTDEELKEFLEHMESCPGCRDELEIYFTVEVGIRQLDSETGNYNIKGALEAAIEQSRQRIQAIRLIKITRYSVATLSVMALIITVLLQCRIWMQQGLL from the coding sequence TTGACATGCAAAGAAGCAGAGCGTCTCGTCATGCCATACATCAGAGATGAACTTACGGATGAAGAACTGAAGGAATTTCTGGAACATATGGAATCCTGTCCCGGCTGTCGTGATGAACTGGAAATTTATTTCACTGTTGAGGTGGGAATCAGACAGCTGGACTCCGAAACTGGGAACTATAATATAAAGGGTGCTCTTGAAGCTGCCATTGAGCAGTCAAGACAAAGGATACAGGCTATAAGGCTCATAAAAATAACAAGGTATTCTGTAGCAACCTTAAGTGTTATGGCATTGATAATTACGGTCCTCCTGCAATGCAGAATCTGGATGCAGCAGGGCTTACTATGA